The Bordetella sp. FB-8 genome includes a window with the following:
- a CDS encoding type 4 pilus major pilin, producing MKISNQKALHAQRGFWIGPALGTLAVVLVLVVFGSGIFRFLSNQYTIYTEFNNLKSVVTGADALELGGSYASVNNAALQTSEAFGNMTGAAVGGTVINKWGGPVTVTGTASNVQITWGAVPPSACSGFLARAADSKLFDTASMPTCNGTGNTDLTFTHY from the coding sequence ATGAAAATCTCGAATCAAAAAGCTCTTCACGCTCAACGCGGGTTCTGGATAGGCCCAGCACTCGGTACATTGGCGGTGGTTCTCGTACTGGTCGTCTTCGGCAGCGGAATTTTCCGCTTTCTCTCCAACCAATACACGATCTATACCGAGTTCAATAATCTCAAATCTGTCGTTACCGGCGCCGACGCACTCGAGCTAGGCGGCTCCTACGCCAGCGTCAACAATGCCGCACTTCAGACCTCCGAGGCCTTCGGCAACATGACGGGCGCGGCCGTCGGCGGCACGGTCATTAACAAGTGGGGCGGCCCCGTAACCGTGACCGGGACGGCGAGCAATGTCCAGATCACCTGGGGCGCCGTTCCTCCCAGTGCGTGTTCGGGCTTCTTGGCTCGCGCTGCCGACAGCAAGCTCTTTGACACCGCCTCCATGCCGACCTGCAACGGAACGGGCAATACGGACCTGACCTTCACGCACTACTAG
- the pilV gene encoding shufflon system plasmid conjugative transfer pilus tip adhesin PilV encodes MRSLFAFPMRPRASKPTCKLSSQAGFWLGPALGALALLIIIATGSAVLIRYAAETLRVNSSASQLEAMSTAAAHYVESNYGTLTTSLALNGAASSVTPAMMQTDGDLDSGYSAMNAYGQSYLLQLRYVTQGSGANIRNVIEPMLCTMGGTQLADQIALRIASKVDAGGTVLSTSPTIAMGNNGQWSQVLANFGIAPGAGHVCVGLFANDAGMIADYLYRNAVPGHPEVNRMNTTIDMNNNAINNASTVTALGKISAGGDVEVGKYLQIDGVATINQSCSPNGIMAKDASGNALVCLAGAWARYVNVAGDTMTGALQVNQNSWSMLAMNGSGAPNAAAQSPAGSLYINDAYVRSIGKWISQVLSGFGPHGPVSYVYPTGNIYTGGCLNEVFTDGSQASTGYCWSPSPNGN; translated from the coding sequence ATGCGATCATTATTTGCATTTCCGATGCGCCCGCGCGCTTCGAAGCCAACCTGCAAGCTCTCGAGTCAGGCTGGTTTCTGGCTTGGACCTGCGCTGGGCGCGCTTGCGCTCTTGATAATCATCGCCACGGGTTCAGCTGTTTTAATCCGCTATGCGGCCGAGACCCTACGTGTCAATTCCAGCGCTTCGCAACTGGAAGCCATGAGCACGGCCGCGGCGCATTATGTTGAAAGCAACTACGGTACGCTCACGACCTCATTGGCGCTAAACGGCGCCGCTTCGTCCGTGACCCCGGCCATGATGCAGACAGACGGAGACCTGGACAGCGGATATTCTGCGATGAACGCATACGGCCAGAGCTACCTTCTCCAGCTCCGATACGTAACACAGGGGTCTGGCGCGAATATTCGTAACGTCATCGAACCCATGCTGTGCACCATGGGTGGGACACAGCTCGCGGATCAGATCGCGCTTCGAATTGCGTCAAAGGTTGATGCAGGGGGAACCGTTCTCTCTACCAGTCCCACAATTGCCATGGGTAATAACGGGCAATGGTCGCAAGTACTGGCCAACTTCGGTATCGCGCCTGGCGCAGGACACGTCTGCGTCGGACTCTTCGCCAACGACGCCGGGATGATCGCGGACTATCTGTACCGCAATGCAGTTCCTGGACACCCTGAAGTCAATCGCATGAATACTACGATCGACATGAACAATAACGCGATCAATAACGCTTCCACTGTGACGGCATTGGGAAAAATATCTGCAGGAGGAGACGTCGAAGTCGGGAAATATCTTCAAATTGATGGGGTAGCGACGATCAATCAATCGTGCTCCCCGAATGGCATTATGGCCAAAGACGCCTCGGGTAATGCTCTGGTCTGTCTTGCAGGCGCATGGGCACGCTACGTCAATGTGGCGGGCGACACGATGACCGGCGCACTGCAAGTCAATCAGAATAGCTGGTCGATGTTGGCGATGAATGGTAGCGGCGCTCCCAATGCAGCGGCTCAATCTCCCGCGGGAAGTCTCTATATCAATGACGCCTATGTCAGATCAATAGGCAAATGGATAAGCCAGGTTCTATCAGGATTTGGGCCTCATGGTCCAGTTTCCTATGTCTATCCGACAGGAAACATCTACACAGGTGGATGTCTTAATGAAGTCTTCACCGATGGCAGTCAGGCGTCCACTGGGTATTGTTGGTCACCGAGTCCAAATGGAAATTAA
- a CDS encoding TrbM/KikA/MpfK family conjugal transfer protein: MKRILGNFLARFLISYISLTSALLVYGSARAQGIESTNLLNTNSLLSSAPRLSDDEKLPCEALICLSSSSGNALSQCAPAISAFNSINALNWSDTFQDRLNWLKKCPTVTDNPDMTNLAVAIINGSLGCDSATLNRVLRTVIGGCGGDCGTLGKVEISNSMPGYCSAYYNNPYIQGGISRPVYVGTPQTGGFWTDPTDLQAAQAQYQAKLEAMQAAQFANEHSPGGN; this comes from the coding sequence ATGAAGCGAATATTGGGAAATTTTCTTGCCAGATTCTTGATTTCATACATTTCTCTCACGAGCGCTCTACTGGTCTACGGGTCTGCAAGAGCGCAGGGTATCGAAAGCACGAATTTGCTCAACACAAATTCACTACTTTCTTCCGCTCCTCGTCTTTCAGACGACGAGAAACTACCTTGTGAAGCTCTGATTTGTCTTTCATCATCGAGTGGCAATGCCTTGTCGCAGTGTGCGCCAGCCATTTCAGCTTTCAACAGTATCAACGCCCTAAATTGGTCTGATACGTTTCAGGACCGGCTGAATTGGCTCAAGAAATGTCCCACTGTCACAGATAACCCTGATATGACCAACCTGGCCGTCGCAATCATCAACGGTTCATTGGGTTGTGACTCAGCAACGCTTAATCGGGTTCTCCGGACCGTGATCGGAGGTTGTGGCGGTGACTGCGGCACCCTGGGTAAGGTTGAAATTAGCAACTCAATGCCAGGGTATTGCAGCGCCTATTACAACAACCCATACATTCAGGGCGGAATCTCTCGGCCAGTTTATGTCGGCACACCCCAAACAGGTGGATTTTGGACCGATCCGACGGATCTCCAAGCAGCGCAGGCTCAGTACCAAGCAAAGCTAGAAGCTATGCAAGCGGCGCAATTTGCGAACGAACACAGTCCCGGTGGCAATTAG
- a CDS encoding lytic transglycosylase domain-containing protein, whose translation MNFIAMAHQCAPNVHITTLMAVVRHESGFDPLAIHINGKGARSIHPKSRDDAVQEARKLLAAGMSFDAGYGQVNVKNWSWLGLTPETVFEPCTNLAAAQRVLVRCYELASSAYGRTTHALYAAFSCYNTGNLTAGFANGYVQSVVADAGLKVPALTGVAANDVVIPDAPDPVTASPDFRAKPAGSGQPAKVTVSNSPPRPNSPLDGFARPRPDAFAQAREDAFSQPLGLFASGGDAQVGTITVHAFGSP comes from the coding sequence GTGAATTTCATCGCAATGGCTCACCAATGCGCACCGAACGTCCATATCACGACCCTGATGGCCGTCGTTCGCCATGAATCCGGTTTCGATCCCCTGGCGATTCATATCAATGGCAAGGGAGCCCGTTCAATCCATCCGAAATCTCGGGACGATGCGGTGCAAGAAGCTCGCAAACTCCTGGCGGCCGGTATGTCCTTCGATGCGGGCTACGGCCAGGTCAATGTGAAGAACTGGAGCTGGCTGGGACTGACGCCCGAGACCGTGTTCGAACCTTGCACCAACCTTGCGGCCGCGCAGCGGGTGCTGGTTCGTTGCTATGAGCTGGCATCTTCGGCATACGGGCGCACCACTCACGCGCTATATGCCGCCTTCAGTTGCTACAACACGGGCAATCTGACGGCGGGATTTGCCAATGGCTACGTCCAGAGCGTCGTCGCCGATGCGGGACTCAAAGTGCCCGCCTTGACCGGCGTTGCCGCCAATGATGTTGTGATCCCTGACGCGCCCGATCCAGTTACGGCGTCTCCTGATTTCAGGGCCAAGCCGGCCGGATCAGGCCAACCGGCCAAGGTCACGGTGTCGAATTCGCCGCCACGACCCAACTCACCGCTCGACGGTTTCGCCAGGCCCCGACCCGACGCCTTCGCACAAGCGCGCGAGGATGCCTTCTCTCAGCCCTTGGGCCTTTTTGCCTCGGGTGGGGACGCACAAGTGGGGACGATCACCGTCCACGCCTTCGGATCGCCCTAG
- a CDS encoding TrbC/VirB2 family protein: MQRISHKRVNAIRGVVGLFLLALMAAEPVLAQATGGLSQASTTFTQIKTYLWVIIPIVCVIAGGILGVLYSLDIIRKDTFYQWAGGVVIAGIVAGGLVDLVFGTSL, translated from the coding sequence ATGCAGCGTATTTCCCATAAGCGTGTCAATGCGATTCGCGGCGTTGTCGGCCTGTTCCTCCTGGCCCTGATGGCGGCCGAACCGGTGCTGGCCCAGGCCACGGGCGGGCTGAGCCAAGCCTCGACCACCTTCACCCAGATCAAAACCTATCTGTGGGTGATCATCCCGATCGTATGCGTCATCGCCGGCGGCATCCTCGGGGTGCTCTACAGCCTGGACATCATCCGCAAGGACACCTTTTACCAGTGGGCGGGCGGAGTGGTGATCGCCGGCATCGTCGCTGGCGGCCTGGTGGATCTGGTCTTTGGTACGAGCCTCTAA
- a CDS encoding type IV secretion system protein VirB3 gives MASKKPAPAAPSAAVVLEAVKPNHVRLFKGATRVATIKGGVPARAFVMMLVAVAVPAMFNVRLLVLVFFLYPIMAVVSRNDDRAFWILELWFKTKFRAPNAKFWGAVSFSPTAYYRRRAWLRRKG, from the coding sequence ATGGCGAGCAAGAAACCGGCGCCGGCGGCGCCTTCGGCCGCAGTCGTGCTCGAGGCGGTCAAACCTAACCACGTGCGTCTCTTCAAGGGAGCCACGCGCGTGGCCACAATCAAGGGTGGGGTGCCAGCGCGTGCGTTTGTCATGATGCTGGTCGCGGTCGCGGTGCCGGCCATGTTCAACGTTCGGTTGCTGGTGTTGGTCTTTTTCCTGTATCCCATCATGGCCGTTGTCAGCCGCAACGATGACCGCGCTTTCTGGATCCTCGAGTTGTGGTTCAAGACCAAGTTCCGCGCACCCAATGCGAAGTTCTGGGGGGCTGTGTCATTTAGCCCTACCGCCTACTATCGGCGCCGCGCTTGGCTGCGGCGTAAAGGCTGA
- a CDS encoding VirB4 family type IV secretion/conjugal transfer ATPase produces MKAAARAVERPRSEPSVSEHVPYSHHVTPTIMATKTGEYLSVWKLGGRSFEGISQEELSGWRDELNNMLRGFPNGFGLYTHLVRRRVREYPESDYPDWFSSEYDKTYRRGFDNTPPLVNDLYLTIVVRLSIDSAMKVFSRFEKRSAQDVALWQARAIEQLDDINRKVASGLRRYDPELLSIVERRRPRPGSNLTQAQIDNAIEPVDPELVSVGHFSEAAEFFGFLINGQHEAAPLVSSRFCDCLPSARPFFSMHGELAALRHPRGTRRFAMVEIREYPESTKPGHLNNLLKLPFEFILTQSFGAMSKADGRAALVRQRRWLVDSGDDSKKQVAELDLALDDLAAGKFIMGDHHCTLAVFGDTNEVVMRNAADAITELAECEIVGRTVDRASVAAFRAQLPCNWIWRPRPAAITSLNFLSFSSLQNYLFGKPDGNPWGPAVTLLKTASATPYYLNFHASLEDQDETGKRMLGNTFFIGKSGTGKTAALGHVLTQARKFRMTAAVFDKDQGMRSTVRALGGVYFALQMAAPTGWSPLQMEPTPRNLTFMKRLIVQLASRGEKEASLKDQRDISTAVDRLTQMIDRQDRGISTLIQFLPAAPSLEADELSLHDRLQRWSRGHELGWVFDNPSDHMDLAQYGVDLFGFDLTEFLEDGPIRDAGLMYLIYRTEGLIDGRRFMYMFDEVQHPLKVPYFQDMMRNKARVIRKQNGIFVFATQEPAAILENPVGRTLIQQTATALYLPNPDGTEAEYIDGFKLTPAIFKMIKELGEFSRQFVVKQGQSAVTAGLDLSHCPEALLVFSGSEDTALVAEQCIALRGDKPQDWLPMYYERVRALGKK; encoded by the coding sequence ATGAAAGCTGCAGCAAGGGCCGTTGAACGGCCTCGGTCCGAACCGAGCGTCTCTGAGCATGTTCCGTATTCGCATCACGTTACGCCCACCATAATGGCTACGAAGACCGGGGAATATCTCTCGGTCTGGAAGCTGGGCGGGCGCAGCTTCGAGGGCATCTCGCAAGAGGAACTCTCGGGCTGGCGTGACGAGCTGAACAACATGCTGCGGGGGTTCCCGAACGGGTTCGGCCTCTATACACACCTAGTACGCCGCCGTGTGCGCGAGTATCCGGAAAGCGATTATCCGGACTGGTTTTCCTCTGAATACGACAAAACCTATCGGCGAGGGTTCGACAATACTCCGCCCCTGGTCAACGACCTGTACCTGACTATTGTCGTACGGCTTTCGATCGATTCGGCCATGAAGGTCTTCTCGCGTTTCGAGAAGCGCTCGGCCCAGGATGTCGCTCTCTGGCAGGCACGGGCGATCGAGCAACTGGACGATATCAACCGCAAGGTCGCCAGCGGCCTGCGCCGCTACGACCCCGAACTCTTGTCCATCGTTGAGCGCAGACGCCCGCGCCCCGGGTCCAATCTGACTCAAGCGCAGATTGATAACGCCATCGAACCGGTCGATCCCGAGCTAGTCTCTGTTGGGCACTTTTCGGAGGCGGCCGAATTTTTCGGGTTTCTCATCAACGGCCAGCACGAAGCGGCGCCGCTTGTGAGCAGCCGGTTCTGCGATTGCCTTCCGAGCGCGCGTCCATTCTTCTCGATGCACGGCGAGCTGGCCGCGCTGCGCCATCCGCGCGGTACCCGTCGTTTTGCCATGGTGGAGATCCGGGAGTATCCCGAATCGACCAAGCCGGGGCACTTGAACAACCTGCTCAAGCTGCCATTCGAGTTCATTCTCACGCAGTCCTTTGGAGCAATGTCCAAGGCGGACGGCCGCGCGGCGCTGGTGCGTCAGCGCCGTTGGCTGGTGGACTCGGGCGACGACTCCAAGAAGCAGGTTGCCGAGCTCGATCTTGCGCTGGATGACCTGGCCGCAGGCAAGTTCATCATGGGCGATCATCACTGCACGCTCGCCGTGTTTGGCGATACGAACGAAGTCGTCATGCGCAACGCGGCCGATGCCATTACCGAGCTTGCCGAGTGCGAGATCGTCGGACGCACGGTCGACCGCGCTTCGGTGGCGGCCTTTCGGGCGCAGCTCCCGTGCAACTGGATCTGGCGGCCTCGGCCGGCGGCGATCACCTCGCTCAATTTCCTGAGCTTCTCGTCGCTTCAGAATTACCTGTTCGGCAAGCCTGATGGCAATCCTTGGGGGCCGGCGGTGACGCTCCTGAAGACCGCCAGCGCCACGCCTTATTACCTGAACTTTCATGCTTCCTTGGAAGATCAGGACGAAACTGGCAAACGCATGCTCGGGAATACTTTTTTCATCGGCAAGTCCGGCACCGGCAAGACAGCGGCGCTTGGGCACGTGCTGACCCAGGCCCGCAAGTTCCGGATGACCGCGGCTGTGTTCGACAAGGACCAGGGCATGCGCTCGACCGTCAGAGCCTTGGGGGGGGTGTACTTCGCGCTGCAGATGGCAGCTCCCACGGGATGGAGTCCACTACAGATGGAACCCACGCCGCGCAACCTTACGTTTATGAAGCGGCTGATCGTTCAGCTCGCTTCGCGCGGCGAGAAGGAAGCCTCGCTCAAGGATCAGCGCGACATCTCAACGGCTGTCGATCGCCTCACGCAAATGATCGATCGGCAGGATCGAGGGATCTCCACCTTGATCCAGTTCTTGCCGGCCGCGCCCTCGCTGGAAGCAGACGAACTGAGTCTGCACGATCGGCTGCAGCGCTGGTCCCGGGGCCATGAGCTTGGCTGGGTATTCGATAACCCGAGCGACCATATGGATCTCGCCCAATACGGTGTCGATCTGTTTGGCTTCGATCTGACCGAGTTTCTGGAAGACGGCCCGATCCGCGATGCTGGGCTGATGTATTTGATCTACCGCACCGAAGGCCTGATCGACGGGCGTCGCTTCATGTATATGTTCGACGAGGTACAACACCCGCTGAAGGTGCCCTACTTCCAGGACATGATGCGCAACAAGGCACGCGTCATCCGCAAACAGAACGGCATCTTCGTTTTCGCGACACAAGAACCAGCCGCGATCCTTGAAAACCCTGTCGGTCGAACCCTCATCCAGCAGACCGCAACCGCGCTCTACCTGCCGAACCCGGATGGAACGGAAGCGGAATACATCGATGGCTTCAAGCTGACGCCGGCCATCTTCAAGATGATCAAGGAACTGGGCGAGTTCTCGCGCCAGTTCGTGGTCAAGCAGGGACAGTCGGCGGTGACCGCAGGCCTGGATCTGTCGCATTGCCCCGAAGCGCTACTCGTGTTCTCCGGTTCGGAGGACACGGCCCTGGTTGCCGAACAGTGCATTGCGCTGCGCGGCGACAAGCCACAGGACTGGCTGCCGATGTACTACGAGCGGGTTCGCGCGCTCGGCAAAAAGTAA
- the virB5 gene encoding P-type DNA transfer protein VirB5, which yields MNTPQNMRHGRRAPSPIAHQSAAIYRHRQGVAPAHANQPGTSPAALDLVSPRGAGNPGRLMFPLAGLLLSCAMICPPPAAAQIPVTDGASIAQNLLNHIQSMAQWAQQLTALQSQLATAQQAYSAVTGVRNLGMLFNNPNIRASLPADYSQVLQGGSSLYGAGQSVLQSNQLQPGNYQANLAAVNTRTSQLGADTSALMTQAQQGLTARMQELDSLQQEINTTQDPKAIAELQARLQVEQANIAVDQMRANNLAQQINSEKALADDQVAQLTQRSFSMDAITNPTSGQ from the coding sequence ATGAATACGCCTCAAAACATGCGGCATGGCCGCCGCGCACCCTCGCCCATTGCTCACCAGTCGGCCGCGATCTACCGGCACCGCCAAGGTGTGGCGCCGGCTCATGCCAATCAGCCCGGCACCAGCCCGGCCGCTCTCGATCTGGTATCGCCTCGGGGCGCGGGAAACCCCGGCCGCCTCATGTTTCCTCTGGCCGGCTTGCTGCTCTCCTGCGCCATGATCTGCCCGCCGCCTGCGGCTGCACAGATCCCAGTGACGGACGGTGCGAGCATCGCGCAGAACCTGCTCAATCACATCCAATCGATGGCTCAGTGGGCCCAGCAGCTCACAGCCTTGCAGAGCCAACTGGCGACAGCGCAGCAGGCCTATTCGGCCGTCACTGGCGTACGCAACTTGGGAATGCTCTTTAACAACCCGAATATCCGCGCATCGCTTCCGGCCGATTATTCCCAGGTTCTTCAAGGCGGCAGTTCGCTCTATGGCGCCGGCCAAAGCGTTCTGCAAAGCAACCAACTGCAGCCGGGCAACTACCAGGCCAATCTGGCGGCCGTCAATACGCGCACCTCGCAATTGGGCGCCGACACCAGCGCCCTCATGACCCAGGCGCAGCAGGGGCTGACCGCGCGCATGCAGGAGCTCGATAGTCTGCAGCAAGAGATCAATACGACGCAGGACCCCAAGGCGATCGCCGAGCTTCAAGCCCGCCTGCAGGTCGAACAGGCCAATATTGCCGTCGATCAGATGCGGGCCAACAACTTGGCGCAGCAGATCAACTCCGAGAAGGCCTTGGCCGACGACCAGGTCGCGCAGCTCACGCAGCGCTCATTCAGCATGGATGCGATCACAAACCCTACTTCGGGCCAATAA
- a CDS encoding antitoxin MazE family protein: MSTTTVNARVQKHRASLRAAGLRPVQIWVPDTRRQEFAQECLRQSRAVALADASDTSLSDFMDDALASVEGWTE, translated from the coding sequence ATGAGCACAACAACTGTCAATGCCCGCGTTCAAAAGCACCGTGCGTCTTTGCGCGCGGCAGGGCTTCGTCCGGTACAAATCTGGGTGCCAGATACCCGGCGGCAGGAGTTTGCGCAGGAGTGCCTACGCCAGAGTCGGGCTGTGGCATTAGCGGATGCGTCGGATACCTCGCTGAGTGATTTCATGGATGATGCGCTGGCAAGCGTTGAAGGCTGGACTGAATGA
- a CDS encoding type II toxin-antitoxin system PemK/MazF family toxin: MKRGRLVTIANQGDFGKPQPALIIQSDLFGEHPSVTVLPVTSTVTEASLLRISLWPNDQNGLLKSSQIMVDKATTLRREKVGATFGHVDIDTLVEVERCLAIFLGIAK; the protein is encoded by the coding sequence ATGAAGCGAGGGAGGCTGGTTACGATCGCTAATCAAGGCGATTTTGGTAAGCCCCAACCTGCGTTGATCATTCAATCAGACTTGTTCGGCGAGCATCCCAGCGTCACCGTGCTGCCTGTTACTAGCACGGTGACAGAAGCCTCGTTACTTCGCATCTCGCTCTGGCCAAACGATCAGAACGGTTTATTAAAGTCGTCACAGATTATGGTGGACAAAGCCACAACGCTCAGACGTGAAAAGGTAGGTGCCACGTTTGGTCATGTTGATATTGATACGCTTGTCGAGGTTGAACGATGCTTGGCGATATTTCTTGGGATTGCGAAATAA
- a CDS encoding type IV secretion system protein: MTPITVQPLTSLGSVSSWLGNIISSGLTNAVAPTIANVTSYVLPIFIVASMICIAYFGWTVSIGEPHRPVAELLQIMFKLILIAAILNGGYYAQTLSSVMIAMPDEIMGAVTGSQTSSLSQIDNLTNQSTQAATATQARAPNGLTSPVQGFLFAAVSFCFTIVGAIFGVIAAILLTAMKTGMALIVMIGPFFIAAAFFQDIKKYFDNWKNVAVFFSLAGALFMLALTIVLQMMAAVDVAIINTLTGSGDVNILGIFAAFLAVSIASFFLLLLPFKIATAVTGSGLTLSIPIPFLGNVQL; encoded by the coding sequence ATGACACCTATCACGGTACAGCCGCTCACCAGCCTGGGCTCGGTTTCCAGCTGGCTAGGCAACATTATCTCGTCGGGGCTGACCAATGCCGTCGCTCCGACCATCGCCAATGTCACCAGTTATGTGCTGCCTATTTTCATCGTGGCGTCGATGATCTGCATCGCCTACTTTGGCTGGACAGTCAGCATAGGCGAGCCGCATCGACCCGTGGCCGAGCTTCTTCAGATCATGTTCAAGCTCATCCTGATCGCGGCCATACTAAACGGCGGGTATTACGCCCAGACGCTCAGTAGCGTCATGATCGCCATGCCCGACGAAATCATGGGCGCCGTCACAGGGTCACAGACCAGCTCGCTCTCACAGATCGATAACCTGACGAACCAGTCCACTCAGGCGGCTACCGCAACTCAGGCGCGCGCGCCTAATGGCTTAACGTCGCCTGTGCAGGGGTTCTTGTTCGCTGCTGTCTCATTCTGCTTCACCATTGTTGGCGCTATCTTCGGCGTCATTGCCGCGATATTGCTAACCGCCATGAAGACAGGCATGGCACTTATAGTCATGATCGGCCCGTTTTTCATCGCCGCAGCTTTCTTTCAAGACATTAAAAAATATTTCGATAATTGGAAGAATGTCGCAGTATTTTTCTCGCTCGCCGGCGCTCTATTCATGTTGGCCCTGACTATTGTCTTGCAGATGATGGCTGCTGTTGATGTGGCAATAATCAATACCCTGACCGGAAGCGGTGATGTCAATATCCTGGGCATATTTGCTGCGTTCCTTGCAGTTTCTATTGCATCCTTCTTTCTGTTACTTCTCCCCTTCAAGATCGCTACGGCTGTTACTGGCAGCGGGCTCACTTTGAGCATCCCCATCCCCTTCCTCGGGAACGTGCAGCTCTAA
- a CDS encoding virB8 family protein has translation MASEDPKLSLDDELARARGLERDVMTALISSRRLAWRVVIVFGVIAILSIATTFGMEPFKKAPPVLYAVRVNDATGDIENFSRLGDPKQSYGDRLARYFINQYMLMCEGYDYNTIQLMYDRCGLFSAPDVQDAYHKKFTDFKEPDGTEHVGLDKQLGSWGTVKVKVRQISLGPKNSAVVRFETTTTEPNKPQEVRHLIATLAYQYVNSDLTEAVVRENPLGFQVNSYKVDVEVMK, from the coding sequence ATGGCTTCTGAAGATCCCAAGCTTTCTCTCGACGACGAACTCGCCCGCGCACGCGGCCTCGAGCGCGACGTGATGACTGCCCTTATCTCATCGCGGCGCCTGGCCTGGCGCGTGGTCATCGTGTTCGGCGTCATCGCCATTCTTTCCATCGCTACCACGTTTGGAATGGAGCCCTTCAAGAAAGCGCCGCCGGTGCTCTACGCCGTGCGGGTGAACGATGCGACGGGCGACATCGAGAATTTCTCCAGGCTGGGCGACCCCAAGCAGAGCTACGGCGATCGCCTGGCTCGCTACTTCATCAATCAGTACATGCTCATGTGCGAGGGCTACGACTACAACACCATCCAGCTCATGTACGACCGCTGTGGTCTCTTTAGCGCGCCGGACGTACAGGACGCCTACCACAAGAAATTCACTGACTTCAAGGAACCGGACGGCACCGAACACGTAGGCCTGGACAAGCAACTGGGCAGCTGGGGCACCGTCAAGGTCAAGGTGCGCCAGATCTCGCTCGGCCCCAAGAACAGTGCCGTGGTGCGTTTCGAGACAACCACGACTGAGCCGAACAAGCCCCAAGAGGTTCGGCACCTGATCGCCACGCTGGCATACCAGTACGTCAATTCCGATTTGACCGAAGCCGTCGTACGCGAGAACCCGCTGGGCTTCCAAGTCAATTCCTACAAAGTCGATGTCGAGGTGATGAAATGA
- a CDS encoding TrbG/VirB9 family P-type conjugative transfer protein, protein MMQGIPKLAFRDAEGLRLGISQRIAIASLVMAVSAPAWGLDVPKPSPRDSRIRSTEYDPSNVIQVNTTMGYTTLIDLAPDEKYVTHAFGDAKAYDFQTVGQHILIKPIADQADTNLIVITDKRTYDFRLKYSKDGKQDGKNSEMDIVRLKFPDIDIKRAKDIEEKSRMREDFSTTGLAINWKSYTMSGDMAIAPASVWDDGAQTFFRFAPGQDLPVIYFVDPDGSEVVTNRHMMDPQTIVMERVAATWHLRLGNKVLGIYNSRVLARPLVTRTISPQIERVIRQKPEVSRAASAPVLAPASPPAPSAAPVIPTYPAPASASPAAPYFQQAKP, encoded by the coding sequence ATGATGCAAGGTATCCCCAAGCTTGCTTTTCGAGATGCCGAGGGTCTTCGGCTGGGCATTTCACAGCGTATTGCCATAGCCAGCCTGGTCATGGCCGTGAGCGCTCCGGCCTGGGGGCTGGATGTTCCCAAGCCCTCGCCCAGGGATTCCCGAATCCGCAGTACCGAGTACGACCCGTCGAATGTCATCCAGGTCAATACGACGATGGGCTATACGACGCTCATCGACCTAGCCCCGGACGAAAAATACGTCACGCACGCTTTTGGCGATGCCAAGGCTTACGACTTTCAGACGGTCGGCCAGCACATCCTGATCAAACCGATCGCCGACCAGGCCGACACGAACCTGATCGTCATAACCGACAAGCGGACCTATGACTTTCGGCTCAAGTACAGCAAGGACGGCAAGCAGGACGGCAAGAATTCTGAAATGGACATCGTCCGGCTGAAGTTCCCGGATATTGACATCAAACGTGCCAAGGACATCGAAGAGAAGTCGCGCATGAGGGAGGATTTCTCGACCACGGGCCTGGCGATCAACTGGAAGAGCTACACCATGAGCGGGGATATGGCGATCGCCCCGGCTTCGGTCTGGGACGACGGCGCGCAGACCTTTTTCCGCTTCGCGCCTGGCCAGGATCTGCCGGTGATCTATTTCGTGGATCCGGATGGAAGCGAAGTCGTCACGAATCGGCATATGATGGATCCGCAGACCATCGTCATGGAGCGCGTGGCCGCGACCTGGCATCTGCGGCTGGGGAACAAAGTGCTCGGCATCTACAACAGCCGTGTGCTGGCGCGTCCGCTAGTGACCCGCACGATCTCGCCCCAAATCGAGCGCGTCATTCGGCAAAAGCCTGAGGTATCGCGCGCAGCCTCGGCCCCTGTATTGGCCCCTGCATCCCCCCCCGCGCCTTCTGCGGCTCCGGTCATCCCGACTTACCCCGCGCCGGCGTCTGCATCGCCCGCAGCGCCTTACTTCCAGCAGGCCAAGCCATGA